A stretch of Miscanthus floridulus cultivar M001 chromosome 13, ASM1932011v1, whole genome shotgun sequence DNA encodes these proteins:
- the LOC136499874 gene encoding putative calcium-binding protein CML19 — MASDVLVASAAADGDGLLDAAEFTQLMTRLHAKNNGSACSDDDGDTTSAWSSNSPTSDVSSPESTTSGESELAYYFDGDDVLSFDESKVMMNAASYLCAAAATCVQK; from the exons ATGGCGTCGGATGTGCTGGTGGCGTCGGCGGCCGCGGACGGCGACGGGCTCCTTGACGCCGCCGAGTTCACGCAGCTCATGACGCGCCTGCACGCGAAG AATAATGGCAGTGCCTGCAGCGACGATGACGGCGACACCACCTCGGCGTGGAGTAGCAACTCGCCCACCAGCGACGTCTCCTCCCCGGAGTCGACCACCAGCGGCGAGAGTGAGCTGGCTTACTACTTCGACGGCGACGACGTGCTCAGCTTCGACGAGTCCAAGGTCATGATGAACGCAGCAAGCTACCTttgtgcagcagcagcaacatgcgTGCAGAAGTAG